Proteins from one Telopea speciosissima isolate NSW1024214 ecotype Mountain lineage chromosome 1, Tspe_v1, whole genome shotgun sequence genomic window:
- the LOC122656733 gene encoding methylesterase 17-like — MEETTCNNESNGGAAAAAALADGVEGECESQSSSASLHFVLVHGLGHGAWCWYKIRSLLESSGHKVSCLDLKSAGIDPSNASSVLTFDDYNQPLIDFLSALPPHDQVILVGHSAGGLSVTDAIHKVGKKIHVAIYVAATMLRSGFSTPLDVLHGQPDLSEFGDAYEIGFGLGLDHPPTSAIVKKEFQRKIFYHLSPLEDSILASMLMRPAPVIALQTARFSEGPEADQVKRVYIKTVHDRVLTPKQQDEMVKMWPPSQVFELETDHSPNFSTPLELFSILLKASSRSTLGN; from the exons ATGGAGGAGACGACGTGCAACAACGAGAGTAAcggaggagcagcagcagcagcagcactaGCTGATGGTGTAGAAGGAGAGTGTGAGTCGCAGTCGTCGTCGGCGTCGTTGCACTTCGTGTTGGTGCATGGATTAGGGCACGGGGCATGGTGCTGGTACAAGATCAGGTCCCTTCTCGAGAGCTCCGGCCACAAAGTCTCCTGTCTAGACCTCAAGTCCGCCGGAATCGACCCTTCCAATGCTTCCTCCGTTCTCACCTTCGATGACTACAACCAACCTCTCATCGACTTCCTCTCCGCCTTGCCTCCACATGATCAA GTGATACTGGTGGGGCACAGCGCCGGAGGGTTAAGCGTGACTGATGCAATTCATAAAGTTGGAAAGAAGATCCATGTCGCCATCTACGTCGCTGCCACCATGTTGCGTTCTGGCTTCTCCACTCCACTTGATGTCCTCCAT GGTCAACCAGATTTATCTGAGTTTGGGGACGCATATGAAATAGGGTTCGGATTGGGACTGGATCATCCACCCACCAGCGCCATTGTTAAGAAAGAATTTCAGCGCAAAATCTTTTACCACTTGAGCCCTCTAGAG GACTCAATCCTAGCGTCAATGCTAATGCGTCCAGCGCCGGTCATAGCCCTACAGACGGCAAGGTTCAGCGAAGGACCGGAAGCGGACCAAGTGAAACGGGTATACATCAAGACAGTGCATGACCGAGTTCTTACGCCCAAGCAGCAGGATGAGATGGTTAAAATGTGGCCACCTTCTCAGGTGTTTGAACTGGAGACTGACCATAGTCCCAACTTTTCCACTCCCCTTGAACTCTTTAGCATTCTGCTCAAAGCCTCCTCTAGGTCTACCCTTGGCAATTAG